TAAGCGTAGCACCGGCATAGACCTCCTCCAGGGTGCCCACAATCTGTGCGCCTGCCGTTTGATACTGCGCATCGCTAAACCCGGCAGCGGCTCCCGCGCCGCTCATCACCCGCAGCTGATGCCCACGCGCCACCAGCTCAGATACCCCTGCTGGCGTGAGCGCAACACGATTTTCACCGGGTTTTATTTCTTTAGGGATACCAATTTGCATAACTGCCTCCATGTATAGATAGTAGGAGTATAGTCACCTGTCGCCTGAATTATTTTGTGTAATGTCGTGCAAAATGCAGGCAAATTGGCTCAAGTTGTGCTGCAATTGGGATATGGCAACTTTTGACGCCAGCAGTGAGGTAGTTATGGGTATTTGTGCCAGTGATTTACGCGAGTGGATAATCAAACCCTGTCTGAATGCACTGGGCGATTACTCCCCCCTCGCCGAGCAGCTACTGGTCGCCACCGCAGCGCAGGAATCCCTGTTGGGGCAGCAGTGTTATTGTGAAGAACACAGTGGTTTGGGGCTTTATCGCATAACCAGGGAAAAACATCGGGAGCTGTGGGATAGCTACTTACTCAACTTCCCCGACCTCGCCTCCCGCGTGCGCGGCCTTGCCAGTCAGCAGCAGTTCTTACTCGATCCCGAACGCGAACTGATCACCAACCTGAGTTACAGCACCGGCATTGCCTGGATGATTTACCGCCGCGCCGCGCCCCATGCCTTTACCGGCAATCACAATCCGCCTGATTTAAACACCCTCGCCCAACTCTGGACTGTGCATTTTGATAATGGCACCCATACCCAAAGACATACCGATGAGTTCATCCAGCGCTATCGCACGCTGGTGAAGCCCTATTTGCACAAAAAGGTAGCCTGATACAGGATTACTCGAACGCAGGCTTAGCGGATATCCAGCACATCCACATATTGCACCGCCTCTTCCATACGGCCCATAGGTGCTGTTATAGCGCAGCTGTCATCGTCTTCGTCAGCGCTTTCCTTGTTCGTTTCAAGCTTGATGAAATCAAACAATTTCAAGTCGGCAAGCTGTGACGGCTGCACATTGCGAATGGCCGAGAAGATGGTTTCCGTACGACCGGGGAACTGACGCTCCCACTGCACCAGCATGTCTTTAACCACCTGACGCTGCAGGTTTTCCTGCGAACCACAGAGGTTGCACGGAATAATCGGGAAGCCTTTGAGTTCAGCAAAATGGGCGATGTCCTCTTCTGAACAATAGGCAAGCGGGCGAATGACGATGTTGCGTTTATCGTCCGAGAGCAATTTGGGCGGCATGGCTTTTAATTTGCCACCGAAGAACATATTCAAAAATAAGGTTTCGATAATATCGTCGCGATGATGCCCCAAAGCAATCTTGGTCGCGCCGATTTCATCGGCAAAGCCGTAAAGCGTACCGCGACGCAAGCGCGAACAGAGACCGCAGGTTGTTTTCCCTTCTGGCACCACTTCTTTCACGATGCTGTAGGTATCGCGCTCAATGATATGGTAAGGCACCCCCAGGGCTGCCAAATACTGCGGCAGGATATGCTCGGGGAAACCGGGCTGTTTTTGATCCATATTCACCGCGACCACCTCAAAGGAGATAGGCGCTGTTTTTTGCAGGCTCAATAAAATATCGAGCATGGTGTAAGAGTCCTTACCGCCCGACAGGCACACCATCACCTTATCGCCATCCTCAATCATGTTGTAGTCAACAATTGCTGAACCCGTCAATCGGCGCAGGCGCTTTTGCAGCTTGTTAAATTCCAGACGGTCTTTGCGTTCGTGTAACTCTTTCATGGACTCGGCACTCATGGGGCACTTTAGGACAGGGGCGTAAAACAAGGGCAGCGGATAAGTCACCAGCATGCGGCGCGCATTGTACGGATTTTACCCGCAAGTTGAAATCAATGACCGCCAGGAGGCAAAGCCTTGCCGGTCAGGGCTGTACGGCTTATAACCAACAGCCGACACAGGCCACGTCATTGCTGATATCACCGCGAGTGGCACAGGGCTTGCTCTAGGGAGATAAACACCCCCGATTGTCGGACCCGGGGGCGACTTGTTGCCGCGAGGAGTATTGAATGTCGTTTCTCGATAAATTATTTAAAAAAGGCGTGCCCAAAATCGCTGAACCAGCGCCCGACAGCGCAAACGCTACTGCCCCACAAGCAGGCCAGCCACTCACCATACCTGATGAATATCAATCGCTGGTGGAGTTACAGCATCAACGCCAACTACTGGAAGTAAAAATCACCGGCAGCAGCCGCAGCTACCAAAGCATGATTATGGCGATAGACCTGGAGCGTGGCCTGTTGTGGCTGGATGATCTGTTCCCGCAGCAGCTGATTCTGGATGCCGGTGACGAGCTGTGTATTCGCCATCATCGCCATACTGAAGAACTGGTAATCCGTGCACCGGTTATTGCGCTGGGCTCCACCTATGGCACCTCGGGTATTGCCGTGGAGCTGCCAAATTTTGCCTATTACCAACCGCGCCGCCGCTTCCCCCGCTACACCATTGGCCACCAATCGCCGCTATCAGTAAAAATTCGCCCCATTGGCCAGGAGCCCAGCTTTGGCACCTTGCAGGATATTTCCGTTGGCGGCATGCGCCTGATGGTTGCAGGCAACCTTTTGCCTTACCTGCGTCACGGCGCGGTCATGCCGCTGTGCGAGGTCAACCTGAGCGATGATTTACAACTTCGCTGCAAGGCGCGCATTTGTGCATTCCGCATGGGTCGTAGCCCTTATCGCCACACCCAAATCAGTATTGAGTTTATTGACATGGAGGAAGATAAGCGCACAGCGCTGGGGCGATTTCTGCGCGCACAACAAT
The nucleotide sequence above comes from Cellvibrio sp. PSBB023. Encoded proteins:
- the ttcA gene encoding tRNA 2-thiocytidine(32) synthetase TtcA, whose product is MKELHERKDRLEFNKLQKRLRRLTGSAIVDYNMIEDGDKVMVCLSGGKDSYTMLDILLSLQKTAPISFEVVAVNMDQKQPGFPEHILPQYLAALGVPYHIIERDTYSIVKEVVPEGKTTCGLCSRLRRGTLYGFADEIGATKIALGHHRDDIIETLFLNMFFGGKLKAMPPKLLSDDKRNIVIRPLAYCSEEDIAHFAELKGFPIIPCNLCGSQENLQRQVVKDMLVQWERQFPGRTETIFSAIRNVQPSQLADLKLFDFIKLETNKESADEDDDSCAITAPMGRMEEAVQYVDVLDIR
- a CDS encoding flagellar brake protein, with the protein product MSFLDKLFKKGVPKIAEPAPDSANATAPQAGQPLTIPDEYQSLVELQHQRQLLEVKITGSSRSYQSMIMAIDLERGLLWLDDLFPQQLILDAGDELCIRHHRHTEELVIRAPVIALGSTYGTSGIAVELPNFAYYQPRRRFPRYTIGHQSPLSVKIRPIGQEPSFGTLQDISVGGMRLMVAGNLLPYLRHGAVMPLCEVNLSDDLQLRCKARICAFRMGRSPYRHTQISIEFIDMEEDKRTALGRFLRAQQFNTSVELSTLQQYHPNRHKSGRRAYAA